One window from the genome of Dolosigranulum savutiense encodes:
- a CDS encoding ABC transporter ATP-binding protein, protein MMLQTKNLSKKFKGNDFYSVKDINIEINDGEIVGLIGKNGAGKTTLLKMLVKALKPTEGMVYYNGQDIFKQDNLLHQFGIIIGTVFYPHLTVRENLNFYLAIHNQQAYEDNIEKVLKLVDLWEVRDKYPGTFSFGMKQRLCLALSMVDDPKFMILDEPFVGLDPNGVKRLRQALLSWAENRQISIIISSHQLNELKTICGRFLYIEDGVITKEIDKQTIQTIVIELENEITKTELLLEQFPSILSISADQKIIKLAKGDNQFSELLNVLTSDNQVKSINDSEQELEKYFEERG, encoded by the coding sequence ATGATGCTACAAACAAAAAATTTGAGTAAAAAATTTAAAGGAAATGATTTTTATTCAGTGAAGGATATTAATATTGAGATTAATGATGGGGAAATTGTAGGTTTAATCGGTAAGAACGGAGCAGGCAAAACAACTCTCTTAAAAATGTTGGTTAAAGCACTGAAACCAACTGAGGGAATGGTTTATTATAATGGTCAAGATATTTTTAAACAAGATAATTTACTGCATCAATTTGGCATTATTATTGGAACGGTTTTTTATCCGCATTTAACCGTTCGGGAAAATCTGAATTTTTACTTAGCTATTCATAATCAACAAGCTTATGAAGATAATATAGAAAAAGTGTTGAAGTTAGTCGATTTGTGGGAGGTAAGAGATAAATATCCAGGTACTTTTTCTTTTGGTATGAAGCAGCGGCTTTGTTTAGCTCTTAGCATGGTAGATGACCCGAAATTTATGATTTTAGATGAGCCTTTTGTTGGTCTGGATCCGAATGGGGTTAAGCGCTTGCGCCAAGCATTGCTTAGTTGGGCTGAAAACAGACAAATTTCAATTATTATTTCTAGTCATCAGTTAAATGAGCTGAAAACTATTTGTGGAAGATTTCTTTATATTGAAGATGGTGTGATTACAAAAGAAATTGATAAACAAACCATTCAGACTATTGTGATTGAACTAGAAAATGAGATTACAAAAACTGAATTACTCCTTGAGCAGTTTCCGTCCATTCTTTCAATTTCTGCGGATCAAAAAATAATTAAATTGGCTAAAGGAGATAATCAATTTAGTGAGCTGTTAAATGTCTTAACATCAGATAATCAGGTGAAATCAATCAATGATAGTGAACAAGAGCTAGAGAAGTATTTTGAGGAGAGAGGTTAA
- the rsmD gene encoding 16S rRNA (guanine(966)-N(2))-methyltransferase RsmD, which translates to MRIIAGEYGGRPLNGLVGEDTRPTSDNIKETMFNLIGPYFEGGVVLDLYAGTGALAIEAISRGAAEAYLIDQNAVAFETINKNIEMTKAPEKFNVFKGNAANHLIMLMHKQLQFNLIFLDPPYKEQTIVSDIEWLLEHEMIAERALITCETHSSVELPEEIGDLTVYKKRHCGKTLLTIYSRGDF; encoded by the coding sequence ATGAGAATTATTGCTGGTGAATATGGTGGTCGACCGTTGAATGGGTTAGTGGGAGAAGATACTCGCCCAACTTCTGATAATATTAAAGAGACCATGTTTAATTTGATTGGACCATACTTCGAGGGAGGCGTGGTGTTAGATCTTTATGCAGGAACAGGGGCTTTGGCGATCGAAGCTATTTCGCGTGGAGCAGCAGAAGCTTATTTAATTGACCAAAATGCAGTTGCCTTCGAGACCATAAATAAAAATATTGAAATGACAAAAGCGCCGGAAAAATTTAATGTATTCAAGGGGAATGCTGCAAACCATTTAATTATGTTGATGCACAAGCAATTGCAGTTTAACTTAATTTTTCTAGATCCACCGTATAAAGAACAGACCATTGTATCTGATATCGAATGGTTGTTGGAGCACGAGATGATTGCTGAGCGTGCGCTGATTACGTGTGAAACACATTCTAGCGTGGAACTTCCAGAAGAGATTGGCGATCTTACGGTGTACAAAAAGCGTCATTGCGGAAAAACATTACTTACTATATATAGTCGTGGTGATTTTTAA
- the lpdA gene encoding dihydrolipoyl dehydrogenase, whose amino-acid sequence MVVADFTVELDTVVVGAGPGGYVAAIRAAQMGQKVAIVEKEFIGGVCLNVGCIPSKALIAAGHRYHEAQHSEGFGITTENVSIDFEETQKWKDTKVVGTLTKGVEGLLKKNKVEIIRGEAYINNPNKMRVMTEEGGQTYSFNNVILATGSTPIEIPGFSYKSERVLDSTGALNLKEIPKKLVVVGGGYIGSELAGVYANFGTEVTILEGTDQILGGFDDDMIKLVEKDFKKNKGMTIVTNAMAKKAEETDNGVTVTYEAGGEEKTIDADYVLVTVGRRPNTEELGLEGCGVNINDRGLIEVDNQGRTNVDSIWAIGDIVPGAALAHKASYEAKIAAEAISGKKVEVDYNAIPAVAFTDPEMASVGYTEKEAKEAGFDVKATKFPLAGNGRALSLGKTEGFVRLITRKEDNVILGGQVVGVGASNAIAEIALAIESGMNAEDIALTIHAHPTLAEVTMDAAEAALGMPIHM is encoded by the coding sequence ATGGTAGTAGCAGATTTTACAGTTGAATTAGATACGGTTGTTGTTGGTGCTGGACCTGGTGGCTATGTAGCTGCCATCCGCGCCGCACAAATGGGCCAAAAAGTTGCCATTGTTGAAAAAGAATTCATCGGTGGTGTGTGCTTGAACGTTGGATGTATTCCATCTAAGGCACTTATTGCAGCAGGTCACCGTTATCACGAAGCACAACATTCTGAAGGTTTTGGGATCACAACTGAGAATGTTTCCATTGATTTTGAAGAAACTCAAAAATGGAAAGATACTAAAGTTGTAGGTACCTTGACTAAAGGTGTTGAAGGATTGCTTAAGAAAAATAAAGTTGAAATTATTCGCGGAGAAGCATACATCAATAACCCGAATAAAATGCGTGTCATGACTGAAGAAGGCGGACAAACCTATTCATTCAATAATGTTATCTTAGCAACCGGTTCAACACCCATTGAAATTCCAGGATTCAGTTACAAATCTGAACGCGTCTTGGACTCAACTGGTGCACTTAACTTGAAAGAAATTCCTAAAAAATTAGTTGTTGTCGGTGGTGGATATATCGGTTCTGAATTAGCAGGAGTCTATGCGAACTTTGGAACAGAAGTCACTATTCTAGAAGGAACTGACCAAATCTTGGGTGGTTTCGATGACGACATGATTAAATTAGTTGAAAAAGACTTCAAGAAAAACAAAGGTATGACGATTGTAACCAATGCAATGGCGAAAAAAGCTGAAGAAACAGATAATGGCGTTACTGTGACTTATGAAGCTGGTGGCGAAGAGAAAACTATCGACGCTGATTATGTTTTAGTTACAGTTGGTCGTCGTCCAAATACAGAAGAACTTGGTCTTGAAGGATGTGGCGTTAATATTAACGACCGCGGTTTAATTGAAGTGGATAACCAAGGACGTACAAATGTAGATAGTATTTGGGCTATTGGTGATATCGTTCCAGGTGCTGCCCTTGCTCATAAAGCGTCTTACGAAGCAAAAATTGCAGCAGAAGCAATTAGTGGTAAAAAAGTCGAAGTTGACTACAATGCAATTCCAGCGGTAGCCTTCACTGATCCTGAAATGGCTTCAGTCGGTTACACGGAAAAAGAAGCAAAAGAAGCTGGCTTCGATGTGAAAGCAACAAAATTCCCACTAGCTGGGAATGGTCGTGCGCTATCACTCGGTAAGACAGAAGGATTCGTTCGCTTAATTACACGTAAAGAAGATAATGTGATCTTAGGTGGACAAGTTGTTGGAGTCGGCGCTTCGAACGCAATCGCTGAAATTGCGCTTGCTATCGAAAGTGGTATGAACGCGGAAGATATCGCGCTCACTATTCACGCTCACCCAACATTAGCCGAGGTTACGATGGATGCTGCTGAAGCTGCATTGGGTATGCCAATTCATATGTAA
- a CDS encoding YlbG family protein produces the protein MQTTTQHRVGLIIWLYTPKYVNKLKNFGLLHYMSRKMNYAVLYVDEQEVEKTVNHLQSLHFVREIERSYQTEMPYTYDGLLEELDKQAQAVNKEKEAQSIGLFTPL, from the coding sequence ATGCAAACTACAACGCAACATCGTGTGGGATTAATTATCTGGCTATATACGCCGAAGTATGTTAATAAATTAAAGAACTTTGGTTTGTTACATTATATGTCACGGAAGATGAACTATGCAGTGTTATATGTGGATGAGCAAGAAGTCGAGAAGACAGTAAACCATTTGCAATCGTTACATTTTGTTCGTGAGATTGAACGAAGCTATCAAACAGAAATGCCGTACACGTATGATGGCTTGTTGGAAGAGCTCGATAAGCAAGCACAAGCTGTCAACAAAGAAAAAGAAGCGCAAAGTATTGGCTTATTCACGCCCTTATAA
- the coaD gene encoding pantetheine-phosphate adenylyltransferase, with protein MKAVYAGSFDPVTNGHIDIITRSANVFDEVIVAIATNTSKAPLFTAEEKQTALESLMRDRQLHNVSVMQLSEGLTVDFAEQHGAKILIRGIRSVKDMEYEMDIESMNKVQNPDVETVFFMADKQYRYLSSSMIKEVAKFGGDLDKLVPAEIARLLKEKLQ; from the coding sequence ATGAAAGCCGTCTATGCAGGAAGTTTTGATCCGGTAACGAATGGGCATATTGATATTATTACACGGAGTGCTAACGTATTCGATGAAGTGATTGTAGCAATTGCAACGAATACGTCTAAAGCACCACTTTTTACAGCAGAGGAAAAACAAACGGCCCTTGAGTCATTAATGCGTGATCGTCAGTTACATAATGTCTCGGTCATGCAATTGAGTGAGGGATTGACTGTGGACTTTGCTGAGCAACATGGGGCTAAAATTTTGATTAGAGGTATTCGTTCAGTTAAGGATATGGAGTACGAGATGGATATTGAATCAATGAATAAGGTACAAAATCCAGATGTTGAGACGGTATTTTTTATGGCGGATAAGCAATATCGTTACTTGAGTTCTAGTATGATTAAGGAAGTCGCTAAGTTTGGAGGAGACTTGGATAAATTGGTTCCCGCTGAAATCGCTAGACTTTTGAAAGAAAAATTGCAGTAA
- a CDS encoding Msa family membrane protein: protein MKKFLSSVVAMTIIFGITSLMNVSLPLVMLILLIYIIPLITNIFLNIFFEGISQIIDAFILSIITTVGYVVFSVIFMNLPGFNHYLDQYNYQSDEMFFEIEQNFIALPQLLFVFILNFSILYLVDFIVEKRKK from the coding sequence ATGAAGAAATTTTTAAGTAGTGTAGTAGCAATGACTATTATATTTGGTATCACATCTCTAATGAATGTATCGCTACCATTAGTTATGTTGATTTTATTGATATATATAATTCCATTAATTACTAATATTTTTTTAAATATTTTTTTTGAAGGAATTTCTCAAATTATTGATGCATTTATTCTGTCGATAATAACTACTGTTGGATATGTTGTTTTTTCAGTGATTTTTATGAATTTACCTGGTTTTAATCATTATCTTGATCAATACAACTACCAATCTGATGAGATGTTTTTTGAAATAGAACAAAATTTTATTGCTTTGCCACAACTATTATTTGTATTTATTTTAAATTTCTCAATCCTGTATTTAGTTGATTTTATTGTAGAAAAGAGGAAGAAATGA
- a CDS encoding ABC transporter ATP-binding protein — protein MKKFYQFTPLFYVGLICLVIASLAGAAIPLFIRQGVDSPEALLDSSIIWVVGGLFLTQALVHVVGNFMLATFSENQIQSLRERLVAKIIYGQKINIDQYDSGDLSAHIMNDSNQLKTYLVKSLPMFVSGLLTILISFGILVMLDLQLTLVLFGALLLIVVAMIPIQILGSYFSEKIQNELGKVTGFVTETIRHLAVYKTNTAENKQMARAADSIKKIRDISLKSNLIGASVQPLTMMVIFGSITVIFLYGGARVASGNLTVGTLVSFLIYLFQLLNPFSSIAQFIGDRGELKGAIKPLEKILSMTDEDYESGVSLETVNSLMTQNVSFSYDDESPVLKHLSLDFSAHQLVAIVGPSGGGKSTLIHLLAGLYYPQEGHIKIGSQSLEATQLHQWREQFSLVSQDASIVSGTIRDNVLLGVEAPVNDEQIWSVLEQASLDQDIKRLEKGLDTAVGESGKFLSGGQAQRLQIARALLRDTPFIILDEATSNLDSQTETVISQTIQQLKTCKTIIVIAHRLSTITEADKIYFIEDGQLTGEGMHHELYETHALYRQYIDQQAIETT, from the coding sequence ATGAAAAAATTTTATCAGTTTACACCGTTGTTTTATGTTGGGTTAATTTGTTTGGTGATTGCTAGCCTTGCTGGGGCAGCTATTCCACTATTTATTCGGCAAGGAGTCGATAGCCCAGAAGCTTTATTAGACTCATCAATTATTTGGGTAGTCGGCGGGTTGTTTTTGACACAAGCTTTGGTACATGTTGTTGGTAATTTTATGCTAGCTACCTTCTCAGAAAATCAAATCCAATCATTGCGGGAGCGTTTAGTCGCGAAGATTATTTATGGCCAGAAGATTAATATTGATCAGTACGATAGCGGAGATTTGTCGGCACATATTATGAATGATTCCAATCAATTGAAGACATATTTAGTGAAGAGTTTACCTATGTTTGTATCTGGTTTGTTGACAATTCTTATCTCGTTTGGGATTTTAGTTATGCTAGATCTGCAGTTGACCTTAGTCTTGTTTGGCGCATTGCTTTTAATTGTTGTGGCGATGATTCCAATTCAAATCTTAGGTAGCTATTTTTCTGAAAAAATTCAAAATGAGCTTGGAAAGGTAACGGGGTTTGTAACGGAGACGATTCGTCACTTAGCGGTATATAAGACGAACACGGCTGAGAATAAACAAATGGCGAGAGCCGCTGATTCGATCAAAAAAATTCGTGATATTTCTTTGAAATCTAATTTAATTGGGGCTTCAGTGCAGCCACTGACGATGATGGTGATTTTCGGCAGTATTACCGTAATTTTCTTATACGGTGGAGCTCGAGTTGCTAGTGGGAATCTAACGGTTGGAACGTTGGTATCATTTTTGATTTACTTATTCCAATTACTTAATCCATTCAGCAGTATTGCCCAGTTTATTGGTGATCGTGGAGAGCTAAAAGGGGCCATCAAGCCATTAGAGAAGATATTATCGATGACAGATGAAGATTATGAATCAGGTGTTTCATTAGAAACAGTAAATTCATTGATGACGCAAAACGTTTCTTTCTCATATGATGATGAGTCACCCGTATTAAAGCATTTATCTTTGGATTTTAGTGCACATCAGCTGGTTGCCATTGTTGGCCCATCCGGTGGCGGGAAATCAACATTAATTCACTTGTTGGCTGGACTGTATTATCCCCAAGAAGGTCACATTAAAATCGGATCACAATCACTGGAAGCAACCCAACTCCATCAATGGCGTGAACAATTTTCATTAGTTAGTCAAGATGCTTCGATTGTCTCAGGAACCATTCGAGATAATGTGTTGCTGGGTGTTGAAGCACCGGTTAATGATGAACAGATTTGGTCAGTTTTGGAACAAGCATCTTTGGACCAAGATATTAAGAGGCTTGAAAAAGGCTTAGATACCGCAGTTGGTGAAAGCGGGAAATTCTTATCAGGTGGCCAAGCACAACGTCTCCAGATTGCCCGAGCATTATTGCGTGATACACCGTTTATTATCTTAGATGAAGCGACATCTAATCTTGATTCACAGACTGAGACGGTGATTAGTCAAACAATTCAACAGTTGAAAACATGCAAAACTATTATTGTCATTGCCCATAGATTATCAACCATTACGGAGGCAGACAAAATTTATTTTATCGAAGACGGTCAATTAACGGGTGAAGGAATGCATCATGAATTGTATGAGACACATGCACTTTACCGACAATACATTGATCAACAAGCGATTGAGACGACTTAA
- a CDS encoding inositol monophosphatase family protein: MSIIRERHEVIMSWLNEAAENIRRALQSELDVSQKTSPRDLVTNMDKETEDYLTGKIREFYPNDQIVSEEGFGDTVKSMEGTIWFVDPIDGTLNFVKQQENFAIMLAVYEDGVGQQSYIYDVMRDRLYYGVQEDGVYCNGEKLSAQENLAITDGLVAVNSTLLGKSRVEAVDSLLEDSLGVRMYGSAGIESVEVAAGRTVAYIAKTLNPWDIAPGKLMVELLGGRVLDFSGGPIDLLNPTGAIFATEQAAETIAERLK, translated from the coding sequence ATGTCAATAATAAGAGAGCGTCATGAAGTGATTATGTCTTGGTTGAACGAAGCGGCTGAAAATATTCGCCGGGCCTTGCAATCAGAACTCGATGTATCACAAAAAACAAGTCCACGCGATTTAGTGACCAATATGGATAAGGAAACGGAAGATTATTTAACAGGAAAAATTCGTGAATTCTATCCAAATGATCAAATTGTGAGTGAAGAAGGATTTGGCGATACGGTTAAGTCAATGGAAGGGACGATTTGGTTTGTCGATCCGATTGATGGCACCTTAAATTTTGTGAAGCAGCAAGAGAACTTTGCGATTATGTTAGCGGTATATGAAGATGGTGTCGGTCAGCAAAGTTATATTTATGATGTTATGCGGGATCGCCTCTATTATGGCGTGCAAGAGGATGGTGTATACTGTAACGGAGAAAAGTTATCTGCACAAGAGAATTTAGCAATTACAGACGGTTTAGTAGCGGTGAATTCTACTTTATTAGGGAAGTCACGTGTGGAAGCTGTCGATAGTTTATTGGAAGATAGCTTAGGCGTACGGATGTATGGTTCGGCCGGGATTGAAAGTGTCGAAGTGGCTGCGGGACGAACCGTTGCCTATATTGCTAAAACCTTAAACCCATGGGATATTGCTCCAGGTAAATTGATGGTTGAATTATTAGGAGGTCGTGTGTTGGACTTCTCGGGTGGACCAATTGATCTACTAAATCCAACAGGTGCTATTTTTGCAACCGAACAAGCAGCAGAAACCATTGCTGAGCGGTTAAAATAG
- a CDS encoding helix-turn-helix transcriptional regulator, producing MNLHLLGGRIKKLRLEKKMTQEALCQRGNQKVICIKTLQRIECGKVAARITTLSFIAKQLDISLEELIHINSQDVLK from the coding sequence ATGAATTTACATCTGTTAGGTGGACGCATCAAGAAACTTAGGTTGGAGAAAAAGATGACGCAAGAAGCACTGTGCCAAAGAGGAAATCAAAAGGTTATCTGTATAAAGACGTTGCAACGCATTGAATGTGGAAAAGTTGCAGCTAGAATTACGACCCTATCTTTTATTGCGAAGCAGTTAGATATATCGCTTGAAGAGTTAATTCATATAAATTCTCAGGATGTTCTTAAATAA
- the typA gene encoding translational GTPase TypA has protein sequence MNKREDIRNIAIIAHVDHGKTTLVDELLAQSNTLDDHMTLSERAMDNNDIEKERGITILAKNTAVKYNDTTINILDTPGHADFGGEVERIMKMVDGVILVVDAYEGTMPQTRFVLKKALEQDLQPIVVVNKIDKPTARPAEVVDEVLDLLIELDADDEQLEFPVVYASALNGTSSFSDDPVKQAETMAPIFETILEKIPAPIDNSDEPLQFQVSLLDYNDYVGRIGIGRVFRGEINVGDQVTLSKLDGSTKNFRVTKLFGFLGLERREIKSAKAGDLIAVSGFEDIFVGETVTPVDHVDPLPILHIDEPTLQMTFLANNSPFSGREGKWVTSSKIEERLMQELQTDVSLNVEKTDSPDVWKVSGRGELHLSILIENMRREGYEVQVSRPEVIVREIDGVKCEPYERVQIDTPEEYMGSIIEALGQRKGEMKDMINTGSGQVRMIFQVPARGLIGFTNEFLSMTRGYGILNHTFDEYAPMTDGNAGQRQNGALVSMENGQATSYSIMNLGERGTIFVEPGTEVYEGMIIGMNSRDNDLAVNITKEKQKTNVRSATKDQTVVINKPKIMSLEESLEFIAEDEYVEVTPESIRLRKKILNKNEREKAKKKKNKQ, from the coding sequence TTGAATAAACGAGAAGATATTAGAAATATAGCGATAATTGCACACGTTGACCATGGAAAAACGACACTGGTTGATGAGTTGCTAGCTCAATCCAACACCTTAGACGATCATATGACGCTTAGTGAACGAGCAATGGATAATAATGATATTGAAAAAGAACGTGGTATTACGATTCTGGCCAAAAATACAGCGGTCAAATATAATGATACAACGATTAATATTTTGGATACACCGGGTCACGCTGATTTTGGTGGTGAAGTTGAGCGTATCATGAAAATGGTTGACGGGGTTATTCTAGTGGTGGATGCTTATGAAGGCACTATGCCACAGACACGCTTTGTTTTGAAAAAAGCACTAGAGCAAGACTTACAACCGATTGTCGTTGTGAATAAAATTGATAAACCAACGGCACGTCCGGCTGAAGTGGTGGATGAAGTGCTTGATTTATTAATTGAACTCGATGCAGATGATGAACAGTTGGAGTTTCCGGTTGTCTATGCATCAGCACTTAATGGAACAAGTAGCTTCAGTGATGATCCAGTGAAGCAAGCTGAAACAATGGCCCCTATTTTTGAGACGATTTTAGAAAAAATTCCAGCACCGATTGATAATAGCGATGAGCCGTTACAATTCCAAGTCTCATTGCTTGACTACAACGATTATGTTGGTCGAATTGGGATTGGACGGGTCTTCCGTGGTGAGATTAATGTCGGAGATCAAGTGACATTGAGTAAATTGGATGGCTCAACGAAGAATTTCCGTGTGACTAAATTATTTGGATTCTTGGGCCTTGAGCGCCGGGAAATTAAATCAGCTAAAGCAGGTGATTTAATTGCGGTATCTGGATTTGAAGATATTTTCGTAGGTGAAACAGTAACACCAGTTGATCATGTGGATCCACTACCTATTCTCCATATTGATGAACCAACATTGCAAATGACATTCTTAGCAAATAACTCACCATTTTCAGGTCGCGAAGGGAAATGGGTAACCAGTTCTAAAATTGAAGAGCGCTTAATGCAAGAATTACAAACAGATGTCTCACTTAATGTTGAAAAGACGGATTCACCGGATGTTTGGAAAGTTTCAGGACGTGGCGAGCTTCACTTGTCTATTTTAATTGAAAATATGCGTCGTGAAGGATATGAGGTACAAGTATCTCGTCCAGAAGTTATTGTGCGCGAGATTGACGGAGTAAAATGTGAACCTTATGAACGTGTCCAGATTGACACACCAGAAGAATATATGGGGTCTATTATTGAAGCGCTTGGTCAACGTAAAGGTGAAATGAAGGATATGATTAATACTGGTAGTGGCCAAGTTCGTATGATTTTCCAAGTGCCAGCACGTGGTTTGATCGGCTTCACGAATGAATTCCTATCGATGACACGTGGATACGGTATTTTGAACCATACCTTTGATGAATATGCACCAATGACAGATGGAAATGCAGGTCAACGTCAAAATGGTGCGCTAGTTTCTATGGAAAATGGCCAAGCGACAAGTTATAGTATTATGAACTTAGGTGAGCGTGGAACGATCTTTGTTGAGCCGGGAACGGAAGTATACGAAGGTATGATTATTGGAATGAATAGTCGTGATAATGATTTAGCCGTTAATATTACGAAGGAAAAACAAAAAACCAATGTCCGCTCAGCGACAAAAGATCAAACGGTTGTTATTAATAAACCAAAAATTATGTCGTTGGAAGAGTCGTTAGAATTCATTGCCGAAGATGAATATGTGGAGGTTACACCAGAAAGTATCCGTCTGCGTAAGAAAATCTTGAACAAAAATGAGCGTGAAAAAGCGAAGAAAAAGAAAAACAAACAATAA
- a CDS encoding DUF1507 family protein, which translates to MNKLKTAYAKEVLLEDAEKIANLIENQRHLCVACPAFEEVIDTQLFGFSKKIEFAVRMDMIDEEEGQLMMSNLEKHLSDVYDHAVDQVQPTDRLD; encoded by the coding sequence ATGAATAAGTTAAAAACAGCCTATGCTAAGGAAGTATTATTGGAAGATGCTGAAAAAATAGCCAATTTAATCGAAAATCAACGTCATCTTTGTGTTGCTTGTCCGGCTTTTGAAGAAGTCATTGATACACAATTATTTGGGTTTTCGAAAAAAATTGAATTTGCTGTACGCATGGATATGATTGATGAAGAAGAGGGTCAGCTAATGATGAGCAATCTCGAGAAGCATTTGAGTGATGTGTATGATCATGCTGTCGATCAAGTCCAACCAACAGATCGACTTGATTAA
- a CDS encoding type II CAAX endopeptidase family protein, with protein MNIINKVILSMSLILIAGLSINISSVIFYVIVDDIMSVYSLLFVLIAVIIGFICIPYLVLMKLEKFYLPNFNVNRAIILCAIILLVGIKLTNVRQTVYPLIISIGEEFLFRFIIYTLLLKEMTKFQSIIVCSLLFGVVLHLNSNFLNNILWKFPAGIIFSLLYEKYGLQDSIALHWIYNLTVSILN; from the coding sequence ATGAATATTATTAATAAAGTAATCCTTTCAATGAGTTTGATACTAATAGCAGGCTTATCAATTAATATATCATCTGTAATATTTTACGTAATAGTTGATGATATAATGAGTGTTTATAGCTTGTTGTTTGTGCTAATTGCTGTAATTATTGGATTCATATGTATTCCATACTTGGTGTTAATGAAACTTGAGAAATTTTATTTGCCAAATTTTAATGTAAACAGAGCAATTATACTTTGTGCTATCATACTGCTTGTGGGTATCAAATTAACTAATGTTAGACAAACTGTTTACCCGTTAATCATTTCAATTGGGGAAGAATTTTTATTTCGATTTATTATCTATACATTGTTACTTAAGGAAATGACAAAATTTCAGAGTATTATTGTTTGTTCATTATTGTTTGGTGTAGTATTACATTTGAATAGTAACTTTCTAAATAATATTTTATGGAAATTTCCAGCAGGAATAATATTTTCATTATTATATGAAAAATATGGTTTACAAGATTCTATTGCATTACATTGGATTTATAATTTAACTGTAAGTATTTTAAATTGA